A DNA window from Heliomicrobium undosum contains the following coding sequences:
- a CDS encoding polysaccharide deacetylase family protein, translating into MEHKMRDLGIPLMKLFMLSFAFFFLIQTGMYISQLSPEKRSQLAMNIFPWLFADEVVAMAGEVNYPIDDVGLTQGIIFAEQQHPPESYQSVAPPSGAPMTTQSEDVTEKGEQKPGGERLLSTIAPVTPISASVAGAKQSGKVAYLTFDDGPSDITPQVLDILDKYKVQATFFVIGGQADARPDLIRRIRSEGHLIGNHTYSHRYRQIYSSPTAFIQDLQQAEEVLNRLLDERPKHVRAPGGTRGNMSAELIKRLTEQGYVLHDWNVDSRDTAAPVVSAESIHGQVMRQVVDKENAVILFHDGPGKITLPVALPAIIEELKKQGFAFKSLEHIARPVVMYQH; encoded by the coding sequence GTGGAGCATAAAATGCGGGATTTAGGGATTCCGCTCATGAAATTATTCATGTTGTCTTTTGCCTTTTTCTTCCTCATTCAAACAGGGATGTATATTAGTCAATTGTCCCCCGAGAAAAGAAGTCAACTGGCGATGAACATATTTCCCTGGCTCTTTGCCGATGAGGTTGTAGCCATGGCTGGTGAAGTGAATTACCCCATTGATGATGTGGGTTTGACACAGGGCATCATCTTTGCGGAGCAACAGCACCCCCCTGAAAGTTACCAATCTGTCGCTCCCCCTTCCGGAGCGCCTATGACCACACAGTCGGAGGATGTAACTGAAAAAGGGGAGCAGAAACCCGGCGGCGAAAGGCTTTTGTCTACTATTGCGCCGGTGACTCCCATTTCTGCTTCTGTGGCGGGGGCCAAGCAATCAGGCAAGGTAGCGTACTTGACTTTCGATGATGGCCCGAGTGACATTACACCGCAGGTCCTCGATATTTTGGACAAATATAAGGTACAAGCCACCTTCTTTGTCATCGGCGGCCAAGCGGATGCCCGCCCTGATCTCATCCGTAGGATTCGATCGGAAGGGCATCTGATCGGGAATCACACCTACTCCCATCGGTATCGCCAGATCTATTCCAGTCCAACGGCCTTTATCCAGGACTTGCAGCAAGCGGAAGAGGTTCTTAACCGGTTGCTTGACGAACGCCCAAAACATGTTCGAGCCCCCGGTGGCACAAGAGGCAACATGTCTGCCGAATTGATCAAACGGTTGACGGAGCAAGGCTATGTGCTTCATGATTGGAATGTCGACTCCAGGGATACAGCGGCGCCTGTGGTCAGCGCAGAGTCCATCCATGGGCAGGTTATGCGGCAAGTGGTCGACAAGGAAAACGCCGTCATCCTCTTCCACGACGGCCCCGGAAAAATCACGTTGCCGGTGGCTCTCCCCGCTATTATTGAAGAACTGAAGAAGCAAGGCTTTGCCTTCAAATCGCTGGAACATATTGCAAGACCGGTCGTCATGTATCAACACTGA
- a CDS encoding S-layer homology domain-containing protein produces MRTRAWLIGFLCFSLTLLAFLSPLLPFVGPDRLLANESWAPKGAKEAYVYLYAGNRSAYQQQLTKSRGNINGVFLPWLEVDKEGRLTTKADPELLQWLHDRGLKGAPFLTNNFDWVAGDAALSPERMTSLVNELVAFVNQTGADGLNIDLENFSVGKRSAYVSFLQALAGPLHAKGKTLSVAVAPATRANTGDWADAYDYRAIGSIVDKVIVMAYDEHWSTSQPGPVASIGWVDNVARYMVSTIPPEKLILGIPFYGRHWVNGKNGNGVGYDRALRLSAENRAPIEWIAAQGAFRLRYTGTNGQNELWLDNTASLQAKMRLVHVYDLAGVAAWRLGLEDTQLWDSFQPWLQELKFSDTRNHWAAKEISELVKQGLLSGSPDGTFDPERKITRAEAVQLIARHLKLPAGSSVSFRDIPNDYWAKDAIARAVKAGLIKGRGDGLFAPNETMTRAELALLLQRAYSIQNVSSSSRFWDVPSQHYAAQAIAALTSRGWLTGFNDGSFQPDQSMTRAQLAVLIQRTQPVISLY; encoded by the coding sequence ATGAGAACACGCGCTTGGCTCATCGGCTTCCTCTGTTTCTCCCTGACGCTCCTCGCTTTTTTATCTCCCCTGCTGCCGTTTGTCGGACCCGATCGTCTTTTGGCAAACGAATCGTGGGCGCCGAAGGGGGCCAAAGAAGCATATGTCTACCTCTATGCCGGCAATCGCTCCGCCTACCAGCAACAGTTGACCAAGAGCCGGGGGAATATCAACGGCGTCTTTTTACCGTGGCTGGAGGTGGACAAGGAGGGCCGCTTAACCACAAAAGCAGATCCGGAACTGCTGCAGTGGCTCCACGACCGCGGCTTAAAGGGCGCTCCTTTTTTGACCAACAACTTTGATTGGGTTGCCGGAGATGCGGCGCTGTCACCGGAACGGATGACCTCTCTGGTCAATGAACTAGTTGCCTTCGTCAATCAGACGGGCGCCGACGGTCTCAATATCGACCTTGAAAATTTCAGTGTCGGAAAGCGAAGCGCCTATGTGTCTTTTTTACAGGCCCTGGCCGGTCCTCTCCACGCAAAAGGCAAAACGCTCTCCGTGGCCGTAGCCCCTGCCACCCGGGCCAATACGGGCGACTGGGCGGACGCCTATGACTACAGGGCCATCGGATCGATCGTCGACAAGGTAATCGTCATGGCCTACGACGAACACTGGTCCACGTCCCAACCGGGTCCGGTGGCGTCCATCGGCTGGGTGGATAATGTAGCCCGCTACATGGTGTCGACGATCCCGCCGGAAAAACTGATCCTTGGTATCCCTTTCTATGGCCGCCATTGGGTGAATGGGAAAAATGGCAACGGTGTCGGCTATGATCGCGCCCTTCGCCTTTCGGCAGAAAATCGGGCGCCCATTGAATGGATTGCGGCGCAAGGCGCTTTTCGGCTGCGTTATACGGGAACGAACGGTCAAAACGAGCTCTGGCTGGATAACACAGCGTCGTTGCAGGCCAAGATGCGGCTTGTCCATGTCTATGACCTGGCTGGTGTAGCCGCCTGGCGCCTCGGCCTGGAAGACACTCAACTCTGGGACAGCTTTCAACCATGGCTACAGGAATTGAAATTCTCGGACACGCGGAATCATTGGGCCGCCAAGGAAATCAGTGAACTGGTCAAGCAAGGCCTGCTCTCCGGCTCTCCCGACGGTACTTTTGACCCGGAACGGAAGATCACCCGGGCGGAAGCAGTGCAACTGATCGCCCGCCACCTGAAATTGCCAGCCGGATCATCCGTCTCTTTCCGCGATATACCCAACGATTACTGGGCCAAGGACGCCATCGCCCGCGCTGTGAAAGCCGGCCTGATCAAGGGACGCGGAGATGGTCTCTTTGCCCCCAATGAAACGATGACACGTGCCGAACTGGCGCTCCTGCTGCAACGAGCTTATTCGATTCAAAACGTCTCCTCGTCCTCCCGCTTTTGGGATGTGCCGTCACAACACTATGCAGCGCAGGCCATCGCCGCCCTGACCTCCCGCGGCTGGTTGACCGGTTTCAATGATGGATCGTTCCAACCGGATCAATCGATGACACGGGCTCAACTGGCTGTCTTAATCCAGCGAACCCAGCCGGTGATCAGTTTATACTAA